From Nerophis lumbriciformis linkage group LG39, RoL_Nlum_v2.1, whole genome shotgun sequence, one genomic window encodes:
- the LOC133577738 gene encoding guanine nucleotide-binding protein subunit alpha-13: MKGSSLCPPPQNYLPSQQDILLARKPTKGIHEYNFEIKNVPFKIVDVGGQRSERRRWFECFDSVTSILFVVSSSEYDQVLMEDRQTNRLCESLNIFETIVNNRVFANVSIILFLNKTDLLEEKVKSVALKDYFPDYAGTEHSLPDVQAFMVECFRAKRRDANQKPLYHHFTTAINTENIRLVFRDVKDTILHDNLKQLMLQ; encoded by the exons ATGAAGGGCTCCTCTCTCTGTCCTCCACCCCAGAACTACCTGCCGAGTCAGCAGGACATCCTGCTGGCGCGAAAGCCCACCAAGGGCATCCACGAGTACAACTTTGAGATCAAGAACGTGCCCTTCAAGATCGTGGACGTGGGCGGCCAGCGGTCGGAGCGCAGGCGCTGGTTCGAGTGCTTCGACTCGGTCACCTCCATCCTCTTCGTGGTGTCCTCCTCCGAGTACGACCAG GTTCTGATGGAGGACCGCCAGACCAACCGCCTGTGCGAGTCCCTCAACATCTTCGAGACCATCGTCAACAACCGCGTCTTCGCCAACGTCTCCATCATCCTCTTCCTCAACAAGACGGACCTGCTGGAGGAGAAGGTGAAGAGCGTGGCGCTCAAGGACTACTTTCCCGACTACGCCGGGACCGAGCACAGCCTGCCGGACGTGCAGGCCTTCATGGTGGAGTGTTTCCGGGCCAAGCGCCGCGACGCCAACCAGAAGCCGCTCTACCACCACTTCACCACCGCCATCAACACGGAGAACATCAGGCTGGTGTTCCGGGACGTGAAGGACACCATTCTCCACGACAACCTCAAGCAGCTGATGCTCCAATGA